CACTTTTTCCCACCTTGTTGATAACTTTTATGTTAAGAGCGAGTATTTGCAAGGAAAAACATCCCCAAAAAGAGGTTAAGAACGGGGACTTTAAACCAGATTTTTACGCTGAATCGAGATTTTTCTTACATTTGCCATCTAGCAAAAAAACAAGTTTAACCGTGGAAGACCATACGGACTATTACATAGACGTAGATAAAATCATAGCCAGTAAGAATCCAAGGCTAAAAAAGTTCCTACCAAAATTTATCATCAGCTACCTTAAGCGCATCGTTCATCAGGATGAGATAAATGGCATTTTACGTAGGCATGGGCATAAGCAGGGGCTCGAGTTTGTCAATTCGTCGCTCAAGGACCTGGGGATTACCTACCGCGTGTACGGTGTCGAGAACCTGAAGCTGGAGGGACGCTACCTGTTTGCCTCGAACCACCCGCTAGGAGGGCTGGATGGGCTCATCATGATGAGCGAGATGGGGCGCCACTACGACAACATCAAGTTTGTGGTGAACGATCTCCTGCTCAACGTTAAGCAGCTGCAGCCCCTTTTCATCCCCGTTAACAAGCACGGAAGGCAGTCGGCCGACTACGCCGCTAAGATCGAGGCGGCATACGCGTCGGATGCGCAGGTGCTCTACTTCCCTGCCGGGCTTTGCTCGCGCAAGGTAAAGGGGGAGATTGTGGATCTGGAGTGGCACAAGAACTTCATCCAAAAGGCCATCAAGCACCAGCGCGATGTGGTGCCCGTGTACTTCTCGGGGCGCAACTCCGAGTTCTTCTACAACCTCTCCAACATTCGCTCGAAGCTGGGGGTTAAGGTGAACCTGGAGTTCATCTACCTAGTTGATGAGATGTTCCGCCAGAAGAACCGGAAGATCGACATCATCATTGGGGAGCCAATCCCCTACCAAACCTTTGATAAGAGCCGTACCCTAAACGAGTGGGTACAATTTGTCCGCAAGCAATCGTACGCGCTAGCCGAAGAGCTAGACATGTAACTATAGAGCACTAATTAAATCGTCATGGAACCAATTATTCAACCGGTTGATAAGAAACTTATCAAAAAAGAGTTGACCAAGGATAAGTTTCTCCGCCACACCAACAACGGCGGGAATAAGCTGTACATCGTGGACCACCACGATTCGCCCAACATCATGCGCGAGATTGGCCGCCTGCGCGAGCTGGCCTTCCGTGCGGCTGGCGGCGGTACCGGCAAGAGCATCGACATCGACGACTTCGACATCGACCCCGTACACCCCTACAAGCAGCTGATCGTTTGGGATCCCAGCGAGGAGGAGATCTTGGGCGGCTACCGCTACATCGTGTGCGACGACGTGGAGGTGAAGCACCTGGCCACCTCGGAGCTGTTCAACTTCTCGGAGAAGTTCCAGAAGGAGTACCTGGGCAACATGATCGAGCTCGGACGCTCGTTCGTGCAGCCCAACTACCAGAGCACCCGCCTGCGCAGCAAGGGCATCTACGCCCTCGACAACCTGTGGGACGGCCTCGGCGCGCTGGTGGTGGAGCACCCCGACCATAAGTACTTCTTCGGCAAGGTTACCATGTACACCTCGTACAACGTGGAGGCCCGCAACACGATCCTCTACTTCCTGAGGAAGTACTTCCCCGACAACGACAGCCTGGTGACGCCAATCGAACCGCTGGAGCTGGAGCTGGACCATGAGATCTTGGACTCCCTATTCGACGGTAAGCCCTACGAGGAGGGCTACAAGATTCTTCAGAAGAAGATCCGCGAGCTGGGCGAGAACATTCCGCCGCTCATCAACTCGTACATGAACCTTTCGCCCTCGATGAAGGTGTTTGGAACGGCCATCAACCACGAGTTTGGCGGGGTGGAGGAGACGGGAATCCTGATTACCGTGGGCGACATCTACCTGCGCAAGGTGGAGCGCCACATCAAGTCGTTTATACCGCGGTTTATCCGCCGAAAGATACGCAAGTAGCAAAAAGGTGTTGCCACATGGCAGCACTAGAGCAGAACTTCACTCGGCTAAGCATACAAACAGAAAGAGGGTGCCTAAATGTTGGGCACCCTCTTCTTTACTTGTTGTATAGGCAACTTACTTCCATGTTTTCTCGTTGGCTTTCATTTTTCTAAGGATCTCTTCGTTGTACTTATACCCCTCGACATTGGCCTTGTCGGAGTATTTTAAGGTTTCCTCGGCGGCGGCAATTGCCTTTTCCTTATTACCCAACCTATAAAGAAGATTTGCATAGGTATCGAGCGGCTTTGAATCGTTTGGACAAAGCTCTAGCGAACGAGTAACCCACTTTAGGGCATCTGCAAGAATAGCCTTGTCTGCTACCGTTTCGAATACCTCCCAGGCAATATTGTTTAAGTCCATCCCCAGCTTGTACTTTACCGAGTTGGACAACTCTTGCCTATACTTCATTAGCTTCTTGGCCCCGACTTTCGCGGTATCAATACGTCCAGACTTAATAGCATCCTCAAAAGCGCTGATTTTTTTGCTGGTCTGCTCGGCAATTTCTGAGTCGGTTACCTTCATCAAATCGGTGTTGGCATAGGTTAAGACATGCTTAAGGTAGAGCTTCTTTTCGCCCGTCTTTTTGTAGTAGTTCATGTACATTTGCTCGGAATGCATGGGCCTAAGGTCCTTATCGAGCAGGTTGTTTGCAGCAACCGTAGCATCAAACAGCTTCTTGTTTTTTTCTCTACTTGCAGCTATTGCAGAGTAGAAAACTGAGCCACCAATAAGGTTCTTTACCCAATCCTTTTCTTTCGCCAAGCTTACTTTCGAGCTCCTGCTTGTTCTTTAATAGATTCGCGTAGGCGAATGTGCCCACCCGCATGTATTCGCCAACCTTTTCGTAGTCGGAGAGCACTGCAACCGATTTACGCGCATCCTCGGGAATTGCCTTCAGGTAGTCGTCAAAAATGGCGGTGGAAGATGTGCTGCCA
This window of the uncultured Acetobacteroides sp. genome carries:
- a CDS encoding GNAT family N-acetyltransferase yields the protein MEPIIQPVDKKLIKKELTKDKFLRHTNNGGNKLYIVDHHDSPNIMREIGRLRELAFRAAGGGTGKSIDIDDFDIDPVHPYKQLIVWDPSEEEILGGYRYIVCDDVEVKHLATSELFNFSEKFQKEYLGNMIELGRSFVQPNYQSTRLRSKGIYALDNLWDGLGALVVEHPDHKYFFGKVTMYTSYNVEARNTILYFLRKYFPDNDSLVTPIEPLELELDHEILDSLFDGKPYEEGYKILQKKIRELGENIPPLINSYMNLSPSMKVFGTAINHEFGGVEETGILITVGDIYLRKVERHIKSFIPRFIRRKIRK
- a CDS encoding 1-acyl-sn-glycerol-3-phosphate acyltransferase; the encoded protein is MEDHTDYYIDVDKIIASKNPRLKKFLPKFIISYLKRIVHQDEINGILRRHGHKQGLEFVNSSLKDLGITYRVYGVENLKLEGRYLFASNHPLGGLDGLIMMSEMGRHYDNIKFVVNDLLLNVKQLQPLFIPVNKHGRQSADYAAKIEAAYASDAQVLYFPAGLCSRKVKGEIVDLEWHKNFIQKAIKHQRDVVPVYFSGRNSEFFYNLSNIRSKLGVKVNLEFIYLVDEMFRQKNRKIDIIIGEPIPYQTFDKSRTLNEWVQFVRKQSYALAEELDM